A part of Myxococcus fulvus genomic DNA contains:
- a CDS encoding B-box zinc finger protein, translated as MVSSVGVVPRCAVHPEEEAGATCQRCGAFTCDRCATWVMGVLYCATCAARPEVNYLEVFRQERWGQRDANAWTVGSVSLLLVGLAGLAVYLEAWRLVPLLLGAAGVGAAFFLGEWWARPGLVLTPVVGGLWATSLYGPGALVVAFLMFISSLQIFLDTRTRLFFCVDVSEKDLRRLWNLQVNNPLARHALSAGVASVAFPLMVPLALVLGFLGLRAVDANARPPIGRKGQALAGIALGLGAIALWGLVLWRPVVQAVFDRLFSDWP; from the coding sequence ATGGTCTCATCCGTCGGTGTCGTGCCCCGCTGCGCGGTCCATCCCGAGGAGGAAGCGGGGGCGACCTGTCAGCGCTGCGGCGCGTTCACCTGCGACAGGTGCGCGACGTGGGTGATGGGCGTGCTGTATTGCGCCACCTGCGCGGCCCGGCCGGAGGTGAACTACCTGGAGGTCTTCCGCCAGGAGAGATGGGGCCAGCGCGACGCGAATGCGTGGACGGTGGGGAGCGTGTCGCTGCTGCTCGTCGGCCTGGCGGGGCTGGCCGTGTACCTGGAGGCGTGGAGGCTGGTGCCGCTGCTGCTCGGCGCGGCGGGGGTGGGCGCGGCGTTCTTCCTGGGGGAGTGGTGGGCGAGGCCGGGCCTGGTGCTCACGCCCGTCGTGGGCGGGCTCTGGGCCACGTCGCTGTATGGTCCGGGGGCGCTGGTGGTCGCGTTCCTGATGTTCATCTCCTCGCTGCAGATCTTCCTCGACACCCGCACCCGGCTCTTCTTCTGCGTGGATGTGTCCGAGAAGGACCTGCGGCGGCTGTGGAACCTCCAGGTGAACAACCCGCTGGCGCGGCATGCGCTGTCCGCGGGGGTTGCGTCGGTGGCCTTCCCGTTGATGGTGCCCCTGGCGTTGGTGCTCGGCTTCCTCGGGCTGCGGGCGGTGGATGCGAATGCGAGGCCGCCCATCGGGCGCAAGGGCCAGGCGCTGGCGGGCATCGCGCTGGGGCTGGGCGCGATTGCGCTGTGGGGGTTGGTGCTGTGGCGGCCGGTGGTGCAGGCCGTGTTCGACCGGCTGTTCTCGGACTGGCCCTGA
- a CDS encoding M16 family metallopeptidase, producing the protein MKALVAAALVLFGLPALAQSPQEAKPLEPGREALAIPYEKYTLPNGLEVILSVDRKLPVVSVNVWYHVGAYHEQAGRTGFAHLFEHMMFQGSRNVADDVHISMLEQLGATDLNGTTSFDRTNYFETVPTHHLETALWLESDRMGFLLDAMTPEKLATQKEVVKNERRQGTEAAPYGLAREAAWHALFPLPHPYHGDVIGSMKDLDAATLDDVKDFFRKWYAPSNATLAVVGDFDVAKTKALIEKYFGSLPSHPKPTRPTVASVKLSKPVVIRHEERIAQLPLLSMQWLTPAYFEQGDATADVLATALGTGKASRLYRRLVLDKQLAQSVDVTQQSQGAQSVFTLNVVARPGVSTDTIQKEVDAVLDDVRKNGITAEEIQRARTRFDTRTLAGLQSIGGFGGKADVLQSYNHFVGEPSYVAQDLTRYETVTPEAVKQFAKETLSPDSRVILHAVPPARKQAPVEPKERR; encoded by the coding sequence ATGAAGGCCCTCGTCGCCGCAGCCCTCGTCCTGTTCGGGCTCCCGGCGCTCGCCCAATCCCCTCAAGAGGCGAAGCCGTTGGAGCCCGGGCGCGAAGCGCTCGCCATCCCCTACGAGAAATACACCCTGCCCAACGGACTGGAGGTCATCCTGTCCGTGGACCGCAAGCTGCCCGTCGTCTCCGTCAACGTCTGGTACCACGTGGGCGCCTACCACGAGCAGGCCGGCCGCACCGGCTTCGCCCACCTGTTCGAGCACATGATGTTCCAGGGCTCGCGCAACGTGGCCGACGACGTGCACATCTCCATGCTGGAGCAGCTGGGCGCCACCGACCTCAACGGCACCACCAGCTTCGACCGCACCAACTACTTCGAGACGGTGCCCACCCACCACCTGGAGACCGCCCTCTGGCTGGAGAGCGACCGCATGGGCTTCCTGCTCGATGCGATGACGCCCGAGAAGCTGGCCACCCAGAAGGAAGTGGTCAAGAACGAGCGCCGCCAGGGCACCGAGGCCGCGCCGTATGGACTTGCCCGCGAGGCCGCGTGGCACGCGCTCTTCCCGCTGCCGCACCCGTACCACGGGGACGTCATCGGCTCGATGAAGGACCTGGACGCCGCCACGCTGGACGACGTGAAGGACTTCTTCCGCAAGTGGTACGCGCCCTCCAACGCCACGCTCGCCGTCGTGGGTGACTTCGACGTGGCGAAGACGAAGGCGCTCATCGAGAAGTACTTCGGCTCGCTGCCCAGCCACCCCAAGCCCACGCGCCCCACCGTCGCGTCGGTGAAGCTGTCCAAGCCCGTGGTCATCCGCCACGAGGAGCGCATCGCGCAGCTGCCGCTGCTCTCCATGCAGTGGCTGACGCCCGCGTACTTCGAGCAGGGCGACGCCACCGCGGACGTGCTCGCCACCGCCCTGGGCACGGGCAAGGCCAGCCGTCTGTACCGCCGGCTGGTGCTGGACAAGCAGCTGGCGCAGAGCGTGGACGTGACGCAGCAGAGCCAGGGCGCGCAGTCGGTCTTCACGCTCAACGTGGTGGCGCGGCCCGGCGTGTCCACGGACACGATTCAGAAGGAAGTGGACGCGGTGCTGGACGACGTGCGCAAGAACGGCATCACCGCCGAGGAGATTCAGCGCGCGCGCACCCGCTTCGACACGCGCACGCTCGCGGGGCTGCAGTCCATCGGCGGCTTCGGCGGCAAGGCGGACGTGCTCCAGAGCTACAACCACTTCGTCGGCGAGCCCAGCTACGTGGCGCAGGACCTGACGCGCTACGAGACGGTGACGCCGGAGGCGGTGAAGCAGTTCGCCAAAGAGACCCTGAGCCCTGATTCACGCGTCATCCTCCACGCCGTGCCGCCCGCCCGGAAGCAGGCACCCGTCGAACCGAAGGAGCGCCGCTGA